A stretch of Desulfotalea psychrophila LSv54 DNA encodes these proteins:
- the eutM gene encoding ethanolamine utilization microcompartment protein EutM: MDSLGMIETKGLIALIEASDAMVKAARVQLVGYKQIGAGLVTAIVRGDVAACKAATDAGAAAAARIGEVVAVHVIPRPHGDLEEVFPFKRDK; the protein is encoded by the coding sequence ATGGATTCATTAGGAATGATTGAAACTAAGGGCTTGATCGCACTTATTGAAGCTTCAGATGCAATGGTAAAGGCTGCTCGTGTACAACTTGTAGGTTACAAACAAATTGGTGCTGGTTTGGTAACTGCGATTGTTCGTGGTGATGTTGCAGCATGTAAAGCAGCAACCGATGCAGGTGCAGCAGCAGCCGCACGTATTGGCGAGGTGGTAGCTGTACACGTTATTCCACGTCCACATGGTGACCTGGAAGAAGTATTTCCCTTCAAACGTGACAAATAG
- a CDS encoding cupin domain-containing protein has protein sequence MGKRIISEADIEKVLQGCHKSILCPPQECIVTQQAVEMAQAQGVEILFEAPGLVAQENCSYVPVRGSSATDTLIAEVCGIIQESVAGAPAADALESLVRRVVTAKLAEPVVVQSPVEGVVASCAGVSLIEEDRLVRENDGASLAVKELTAGTSLVGGHMQWEKGSFTRTLKSPEVAVVVAGTLHLEVDGKKMVAEAGDMVYFPKAVEVICSTPTSVRIACVNKPAE, from the coding sequence ATGGGAAAGCGGATTATAAGCGAGGCCGATATTGAAAAGGTTCTCCAAGGTTGTCATAAATCAATCCTATGTCCGCCCCAGGAATGCATTGTCACTCAGCAGGCAGTTGAAATGGCGCAGGCACAGGGGGTTGAAATACTTTTTGAGGCTCCAGGACTTGTAGCTCAGGAGAACTGTTCTTATGTCCCTGTGCGTGGATCTTCCGCAACGGACACCCTTATTGCTGAGGTGTGTGGCATTATTCAGGAATCTGTGGCGGGAGCCCCGGCAGCAGATGCCTTAGAGTCTCTTGTTCGTCGTGTTGTTACGGCCAAGCTTGCCGAACCAGTTGTTGTTCAATCTCCAGTGGAAGGCGTGGTTGCCTCTTGTGCTGGTGTCTCTCTCATTGAGGAAGATCGTCTTGTCAGAGAAAATGATGGTGCTTCTTTGGCTGTTAAAGAGTTGACTGCAGGTACCTCTCTTGTTGGCGGTCATATGCAATGGGAAAAGGGATCTTTTACCCGTACGCTAAAATCACCTGAGGTGGCGGTGGTGGTAGCAGGTACCCTTCATCTTGAGGTTGACGGTAAAAAAATGGTGGCCGAGGCAGGTGATATGGTTTATTTCCCTAAGGCTGTCGAAGTGATTTGCAGTACTCCTACCTCTGTGCGTATAGCCTGCGTTAATAAGCCTGCAGAGTAA
- a CDS encoding amidohydrolase family protein, which yields MNVIDFRFRPNTPEILDGIQHSTMFKGLCKHIDFSKMKPQTVAECVQDLTAHNVVRAVITGRDCETTYNGSKHNNQSIMNWIQQFPEKFIGFFGMDPHKGMKGIASLVTAVETYGMRGAAIDPYLAQLYPNDAKYYPIYSKCCELNIPIVFTTGPATLVPGAVIDHVAPRYIDFVARDFPDLKIVISHGGYPWVNEAIVVTERNANVYLDISEFEASPMSEAYVQAANSMIADKLLYASAHPFIDFRDALATYNGLPISDEARQKIMHDNAAKLLGIETVAPVAAPVAAPAYNASSNNATSTADLVRSIVAEVVARQNG from the coding sequence ATGAACGTGATTGACTTTCGGTTTCGCCCTAACACCCCTGAAATTTTGGATGGCATTCAACACAGCACCATGTTCAAGGGTTTGTGCAAGCATATTGATTTTTCCAAAATGAAACCGCAGACAGTTGCTGAGTGTGTTCAGGATCTTACTGCACATAATGTTGTACGTGCGGTTATCACAGGTCGTGACTGCGAGACCACCTACAACGGATCTAAGCACAACAACCAAAGCATCATGAATTGGATTCAGCAGTTTCCTGAAAAATTCATCGGCTTCTTTGGAATGGATCCTCACAAGGGTATGAAAGGCATTGCCTCACTCGTTACCGCTGTAGAGACCTACGGCATGCGCGGTGCTGCCATCGATCCTTACCTTGCTCAGCTTTACCCAAATGACGCAAAATATTACCCAATCTACAGCAAGTGTTGCGAGCTTAACATCCCTATCGTTTTCACCACTGGTCCTGCTACTCTGGTACCAGGCGCTGTAATTGATCACGTTGCTCCACGTTATATTGACTTTGTTGCCCGTGACTTCCCAGATCTCAAGATTGTTATCAGCCACGGCGGATACCCTTGGGTTAACGAGGCAATCGTCGTTACCGAGCGTAATGCCAACGTATACCTTGATATCTCTGAGTTCGAGGCATCTCCAATGTCTGAGGCTTACGTTCAAGCAGCAAACAGCATGATTGCTGACAAGCTTCTCTACGCAAGTGCTCACCCATTCATTGATTTCCGTGATGCACTCGCAACCTACAACGGACTTCCAATTTCCGACGAAGCTCGTCAGAAAATCATGCACGATAATGCTGCTAAGCTTCTCGGCATTGAGACCGTTGCACCTGTTGCTGCTCCTGTTGCTGCTCCTGCATACAATGCAAGTAGCAACAACGCTACCAGCACCGCAGACTTAGTTCGAAGCATCGTAGCAGAGGTTGTTGCCCGTCAAAACGGTTAA
- a CDS encoding electron transfer flavoprotein subunit beta/FixA family protein has translation MQVIACIKQVPDTTQVKIDPVTNTLVREGIPFIVNPYDTHALEAALDLKDKYGVSVTVVTMGPPNSANALKKALAMGADRAILLSDRAFGGADTLATSKVITAALAKLQGEEEIGLIFCGKQTIDGDTAQVGPGIASRMKIPQLTLVDNVEEFTPASKKIRVRRKLEGRYERVESKMPALVTVVREINSPRYPTVPTRLKSFNAPIETWDNSDLKIDPETIGLKGSATWVSKIFSPEREKGEIVGDGINAPQEAAAQLIDKLLSKDVLSF, from the coding sequence ATGCAAGTCATCGCTTGTATTAAGCAGGTACCTGATACAACTCAGGTAAAAATTGACCCAGTGACCAATACCCTCGTTCGTGAAGGTATTCCCTTTATCGTCAATCCCTATGACACCCATGCTCTTGAGGCCGCACTGGATCTCAAAGATAAGTATGGGGTTAGCGTGACCGTGGTCACCATGGGCCCACCGAATTCGGCAAACGCCCTGAAGAAGGCCCTGGCCATGGGAGCTGATCGTGCCATTCTCTTGTCCGATCGCGCCTTTGGTGGTGCCGACACCCTGGCCACCAGTAAGGTTATCACAGCAGCTCTTGCCAAACTACAGGGAGAGGAAGAAATCGGCCTCATCTTCTGTGGTAAGCAGACCATTGACGGCGACACAGCTCAGGTAGGACCCGGCATTGCATCTCGAATGAAAATCCCTCAACTCACCTTGGTTGATAACGTAGAAGAGTTCACTCCTGCAAGCAAAAAAATCCGCGTGCGCAGAAAGCTTGAAGGACGCTACGAAAGAGTTGAATCAAAAATGCCTGCCCTGGTCACCGTTGTTCGCGAGATCAACAGCCCACGCTACCCCACCGTTCCTACCCGCCTCAAGTCGTTTAATGCCCCAATTGAAACCTGGGATAACAGCGACCTTAAAATCGACCCTGAAACCATCGGTCTCAAAGGCTCTGCCACCTGGGTAAGCAAGATTTTCAGCCCAGAGAGAGAGAAGGGAGAAATTGTAGGAGATGGAATCAATGCTCCACAAGAGGCAGCTGCACAGCTTATCGATAAACTTTTGAGCAAAGATGTGCTCTCGTTCTAG
- a CDS encoding FAD-binding protein, whose protein sequence is MTKKVKRPRGKAQLLEGKCISCGGRCESSCPVACITMSDAGEPQINTAKCIGCKKCVKACPGEALEIFFTPEELAILKELGADTTVVEPTPEEKAIAERNAQYKNVWVLVEQTEGIVAEVSWELLGEGRKLANKRGSEVCALIIGAGVRNICADAFHYGADKCYLIDNPVFKEYRTEPYFRACCDMIHKHKPEIVLMGATGLGRDLAGAVATELQTGLTADCTELDIDPKGNLMQTRPAFGGNIMATIMCDKFRPQMSTVRPKVMQLAPISENPKSEIIEETVDIPATSIMTKVLEIIREKKGSSDIDISSTEFIVAGGRGMMSKENFSILNELADELGAVVAGSRMAVDAGWVSHTRQVGQTGKTVRPVVYIAVGISGAIQHMVGMQDSDMIIAVNKDKDAPIFEVANYGIVGDLFEVVPAMTKKIREAKASAQH, encoded by the coding sequence ATGACAAAGAAAGTAAAGCGACCAAGAGGTAAAGCTCAACTCCTTGAGGGAAAATGTATCAGCTGTGGTGGACGCTGCGAAAGCTCGTGTCCCGTTGCATGTATCACCATGAGCGATGCTGGCGAGCCACAAATTAATACAGCAAAGTGCATAGGCTGTAAAAAATGTGTCAAGGCCTGTCCCGGAGAAGCACTCGAGATATTCTTCACCCCTGAAGAACTTGCCATCCTGAAAGAACTCGGAGCTGATACCACGGTAGTAGAACCCACTCCGGAAGAGAAGGCTATTGCCGAGCGTAACGCTCAGTATAAAAACGTATGGGTTCTTGTCGAGCAAACCGAAGGCATAGTCGCCGAGGTCTCTTGGGAGCTTCTTGGCGAAGGACGAAAGCTTGCCAATAAACGCGGCTCTGAAGTTTGTGCCCTTATTATTGGTGCTGGCGTTCGTAATATCTGCGCTGACGCCTTTCACTATGGCGCCGATAAGTGCTACCTCATCGACAACCCTGTTTTTAAAGAGTACCGCACCGAGCCCTATTTCCGTGCCTGTTGCGACATGATTCATAAGCATAAGCCAGAAATCGTTCTCATGGGAGCCACCGGCCTTGGTCGCGATCTGGCCGGAGCGGTTGCCACAGAGCTACAAACCGGGCTTACCGCCGACTGTACCGAACTGGACATCGATCCAAAGGGTAATCTGATGCAGACCCGCCCAGCCTTTGGCGGCAACATCATGGCAACCATTATGTGCGACAAGTTTCGTCCACAGATGTCCACTGTTCGCCCCAAGGTTATGCAACTTGCCCCGATATCAGAAAACCCCAAATCTGAAATCATCGAAGAGACGGTTGATATCCCTGCCACAAGCATCATGACCAAAGTTCTTGAGATTATTCGCGAGAAAAAAGGTAGCAGCGATATCGATATCTCCAGCACAGAATTTATCGTAGCTGGTGGTCGTGGCATGATGAGCAAGGAAAATTTTTCCATCCTCAACGAACTCGCCGATGAACTTGGTGCTGTAGTTGCTGGATCACGAATGGCTGTCGATGCGGGTTGGGTTTCCCACACCAGACAAGTTGGTCAAACGGGCAAAACAGTTCGACCTGTTGTTTATATCGCCGTCGGTATTTCAGGCGCTATTCAACACATGGTTGGTATGCAAGACTCTGATATGATCATTGCCGTCAACAAAGATAAGGATGCACCAATCTTTGAAGTAGCAAACTACGGTATCGTCGGCGACCTCTTTGAGGTGGTTCCGGCTATGACCAAAAAGATTCGCGAGGCCAAGGCCTCTGCACAACACTAA